One Prunus dulcis chromosome 8, ALMONDv2, whole genome shotgun sequence DNA window includes the following coding sequences:
- the LOC117636707 gene encoding methylcrotonoyl-CoA carboxylase subunit alpha, mitochondrial isoform X1 — MDIVSYTQVHNNMTKRKTFYHLQSSPLSVSLTELKTMAFVATVLRRKLSHKPFHFQLLTVRAFSASEPQRIEKILIANRGEIACRIMRTAKRLGIQTVAVYSDADRHSLHVKSADEAVHIGPPPARLSYLKASSIIDAAIRTGAQAIHPGYGFLSESAEFAQLCEDKGLTFIGPPASAIRDMGDKSASKRIMGAAGVPLVPGYHGKDQDIDLMKLEADKIGYPILIKPTHGGGGKGMRIVQSPDEFVESFLGAQREAAASFGVSTILLEKYITQPRHIEVQIFGDKHGKVLHLYERDCSVQRRHQKIIEEAPAPNVSNDFRTHLGQAAVSAAKAVGYHNAGTVEFIVDTVSGQFYFMEMNTRLQVEHPVTEMIVGQDLVEWQIRVASGEHLPISQSQVPLSGHAFEARIYAENVPKGFLPATGVLHHYHHVPVSPQVRVETGVEQGDTVSMHYDPMIAKLVVWGENRAAALVKLKDCLSKFQVAGLPTNINFLLKLANHRAFQNGDVETHFIEHFKDDLFVDTSNSLLVDKVLGAARFSATLAAACLIEKENSLFRENLPGGDSIISIWYSSPPFRVHHCARHTVELEWDNEYDSSGSKSLKLSTTYKPDGSYLVETEEESFPGLEVKVTCIGNHDFRVEADGVNMDVSLAVYSKDQTKHIDIWYGSHHHHFRQKTDLELSDEDETEHKPRFDKSSYPQGTVAAPMAGLVVKVVVKDGTKVEEGQPILVLEAMKMEHVVKAPSAGYVRGLHLAAGQQVSDGGILFSIKEE, encoded by the exons atggATATAGTTTCCTACACGCAAGTACATAATAACATGACCAAGAGGAAAACATTTTACCATCTACAGTCGAGTCCACTCTCCGTCTCGCTCACAGAGCTCAAAACCATGGCTTTCGTGGCCACCGTCCTCCGCCGGAAGCTTTCCCACAAACCTTTCCATTTCCAGTTACTGACAGTAAGAGCATTCTCTGCCTCTGAGCCGCAGAGGATAGAGAAGATTCTGATAGCAAACAGAGGCGAAATTGCTTGCAGGATCATGAGGACCGCCAAGAGGCTCGGGATTCAAACCGTCGCCGTTTACAGCGACGCCGATAGGCATTCGCTTCACGTCAAATCGGCCGACGAGGCGGTGCATATCGGCCCGCCTCCGGCTCGGCTCAGCTACCTCAAGGCCTCATCGATTATCGACGCGGCCATTCGCACTGGTGCACAG GCTATACATCCTGGTTATGGTTTTCTGTCAGAGAGTGCTGAGTTTGCTCAACTTTGTGAAGATAAGGGTCTTACATTTATTGGACCTCCAGCATCTGCCATCCGAGACATGGGTGATAAAAG TGCTTCAAAGAGAATAATGGGTGCGGCAGGGGTACCTCTGGTGCCTGGATATCATGGTAAAGACCAAGATATTGATCTAATGAAGTTAGAAGCTGACAAGATTGGATACCCAATCTTAATAAAGCCAACTCATGGAGGTGGAGGGAAG GGTATGCGGATTGTTCAAAGTCCGGATGAATTTGTTGAATCTTTCCTGGGAGCACAACGTGAGGCTGCTGCTTCTTTTGGCGTAAGCACGATATTGCTGGAGAAATATATTACACAGCCAAGGCACATTGAAGTCCAG ATATTTGGGGACAAACATGGGAAGGTTCTACATTTGTATGAGAGAGATTGCAGCGTCCAGAGAAGACACCAGAAAATCATCGAAGAAGCTCCAGCT CCAAATGTATCGAATGACTTCCGGACTCACTTGGGCCAAGCTGCTGTATCTGCTGCCAAG GCAGTTGGTTATCACAATGCTGGCACTGTGGAGTTTATAGTTGATACAGTCTCAGGccaattttatttcatggAGATGAATACCCGACTTCAG gttgagcATCCTGTGACTGAAATGATTGTTGGCCAAGATCTTGTAGAGTGGCAAATTCGTGTTGCAAGCGGAGAACATCTTCCCATTAGTCAGTCACAGGTCCCATTATCAG GTCATGCTTTCGAAGCCCGAATATATGCTGAAAATGTACCGAAAGGATTCCTCCCAGCAACTGGAGTCCTTCATCACTATCATCACGTTCCAGTCTCACCACAAG TTCGAGTTGAGACTGGAGTTGAACAGGGAGACACTGTTAGCATGCATTATGATCCTATGATTGCTAAACTCGTAGTATGGGGAGAAAATCGTGCTGCGGCATTGGTAAAACTGAAGGATTGCTTATCAAAGTTTCAG GTTGCAGGTTTACCAACCAACATCAATTTTCTTCTAAAACTTGCTAACCATCGGGCATTTCAAAATGGCGATGTAGAAACCCATTTTATTGAACACTTTAAAGATGACCTGTTTGTCGACACTAGTAATTCACTGTTAGTGGACAAAGTGCTTGGTGCCGCTAGATTTAGTGCTACACTGGCAGCTGCGTGTCtcattgaaaaggaaaattcttTATTCAGAGAAAATCTTCCTG GTGGCGACAGCATAATCTCCATATGGTATTCTTCTCCCCCTTTCAGAGTCCATCATTGTGCTAGGCATACAGTGGAACTTGAGTGGGATAATGAATATGATAGCAGTGGCTCAAAGTCATTGAAACTTTCAACCACTTATAAACCAGATGGGAGCTATCTGGTTGAG ACAGAAGAAGAGAGTTTCCCAGGTTTGGAGGTCAAAGTAACTTGTATAGGCAACCATGATTTCAGAGTCGAAGCTGATGGTGTAAACATGGATGTTAGCTTAGCTGTTTACTCCAAG GATCAGACCAAGCACATTGATATATGGTATGGatcacatcatcatcatttcaGGCAGAAAACCGACCTTGAATTGTCTGATGAAGATGAAACGGAACATAAACCCAGATTTGACAAATCATCATACCCTCAGGGGACTGTTGCTGCGCCCATGGCTGGTTTGGTTGTCAAGGTTGTGGTGAAGGATGGGACAAAGGTGGAGGAAGGACAACCTATATTAGTTTTAGAGGCAATGAAGATGGAG cATGTTGTAAAGGCACCATCAGCGGGCTATGTCCGCGGGCTTCATCTAGCAGCTGGTCAGCAGGTTTCTGATGGTGGTATTCTCTTCAGTATCAAG GAGGAGTGA
- the LOC117636707 gene encoding methylcrotonoyl-CoA carboxylase subunit alpha, mitochondrial isoform X2, with translation MDIVSYTQVHNNMTKRKTFYHLQSSPLSVSLTELKTMAFVATVLRRKLSHKPFHFQLLTVRAFSASEPQRIEKILIANRGEIACRIMRTAKRLGIQTVAVYSDADRHSLHVKSADEAVHIGPPPARLSYLKASSIIDAAIRTGAQAIHPGYGFLSESAEFAQLCEDKGLTFIGPPASAIRDMGDKSASKRIMGAAGVPLVPGYHGKDQDIDLMKLEADKIGYPILIKPTHGGGGKGMRIVQSPDEFVESFLGAQREAAASFGVSTILLEKYITQPRHIEVQIFGDKHGKVLHLYERDCSVQRRHQKIIEEAPAPNVSNDFRTHLGQAAVSAAKAVGYHNAGTVEFIVDTVSGQFYFMEMNTRLQVEHPVTEMIVGQDLVEWQIRVASGEHLPISQSQVPLSGHAFEARIYAENVPKGFLPATGVLHHYHHVPVSPQVRVETGVEQGDTVSMHYDPMIAKLVVWGENRAAALVKLKDCLSKFQTEEESFPGLEVKVTCIGNHDFRVEADGVNMDVSLAVYSKDQTKHIDIWYGSHHHHFRQKTDLELSDEDETEHKPRFDKSSYPQGTVAAPMAGLVVKVVVKDGTKVEEGQPILVLEAMKMEHVVKAPSAGYVRGLHLAAGQQVSDGGILFSIKEE, from the exons atggATATAGTTTCCTACACGCAAGTACATAATAACATGACCAAGAGGAAAACATTTTACCATCTACAGTCGAGTCCACTCTCCGTCTCGCTCACAGAGCTCAAAACCATGGCTTTCGTGGCCACCGTCCTCCGCCGGAAGCTTTCCCACAAACCTTTCCATTTCCAGTTACTGACAGTAAGAGCATTCTCTGCCTCTGAGCCGCAGAGGATAGAGAAGATTCTGATAGCAAACAGAGGCGAAATTGCTTGCAGGATCATGAGGACCGCCAAGAGGCTCGGGATTCAAACCGTCGCCGTTTACAGCGACGCCGATAGGCATTCGCTTCACGTCAAATCGGCCGACGAGGCGGTGCATATCGGCCCGCCTCCGGCTCGGCTCAGCTACCTCAAGGCCTCATCGATTATCGACGCGGCCATTCGCACTGGTGCACAG GCTATACATCCTGGTTATGGTTTTCTGTCAGAGAGTGCTGAGTTTGCTCAACTTTGTGAAGATAAGGGTCTTACATTTATTGGACCTCCAGCATCTGCCATCCGAGACATGGGTGATAAAAG TGCTTCAAAGAGAATAATGGGTGCGGCAGGGGTACCTCTGGTGCCTGGATATCATGGTAAAGACCAAGATATTGATCTAATGAAGTTAGAAGCTGACAAGATTGGATACCCAATCTTAATAAAGCCAACTCATGGAGGTGGAGGGAAG GGTATGCGGATTGTTCAAAGTCCGGATGAATTTGTTGAATCTTTCCTGGGAGCACAACGTGAGGCTGCTGCTTCTTTTGGCGTAAGCACGATATTGCTGGAGAAATATATTACACAGCCAAGGCACATTGAAGTCCAG ATATTTGGGGACAAACATGGGAAGGTTCTACATTTGTATGAGAGAGATTGCAGCGTCCAGAGAAGACACCAGAAAATCATCGAAGAAGCTCCAGCT CCAAATGTATCGAATGACTTCCGGACTCACTTGGGCCAAGCTGCTGTATCTGCTGCCAAG GCAGTTGGTTATCACAATGCTGGCACTGTGGAGTTTATAGTTGATACAGTCTCAGGccaattttatttcatggAGATGAATACCCGACTTCAG gttgagcATCCTGTGACTGAAATGATTGTTGGCCAAGATCTTGTAGAGTGGCAAATTCGTGTTGCAAGCGGAGAACATCTTCCCATTAGTCAGTCACAGGTCCCATTATCAG GTCATGCTTTCGAAGCCCGAATATATGCTGAAAATGTACCGAAAGGATTCCTCCCAGCAACTGGAGTCCTTCATCACTATCATCACGTTCCAGTCTCACCACAAG TTCGAGTTGAGACTGGAGTTGAACAGGGAGACACTGTTAGCATGCATTATGATCCTATGATTGCTAAACTCGTAGTATGGGGAGAAAATCGTGCTGCGGCATTGGTAAAACTGAAGGATTGCTTATCAAAGTTTCAG ACAGAAGAAGAGAGTTTCCCAGGTTTGGAGGTCAAAGTAACTTGTATAGGCAACCATGATTTCAGAGTCGAAGCTGATGGTGTAAACATGGATGTTAGCTTAGCTGTTTACTCCAAG GATCAGACCAAGCACATTGATATATGGTATGGatcacatcatcatcatttcaGGCAGAAAACCGACCTTGAATTGTCTGATGAAGATGAAACGGAACATAAACCCAGATTTGACAAATCATCATACCCTCAGGGGACTGTTGCTGCGCCCATGGCTGGTTTGGTTGTCAAGGTTGTGGTGAAGGATGGGACAAAGGTGGAGGAAGGACAACCTATATTAGTTTTAGAGGCAATGAAGATGGAG cATGTTGTAAAGGCACCATCAGCGGGCTATGTCCGCGGGCTTCATCTAGCAGCTGGTCAGCAGGTTTCTGATGGTGGTATTCTCTTCAGTATCAAG GAGGAGTGA